GCCAAGGCTGAAGGAGTTGAGAGCATCGAGGAGTTGAAGAAGCGACTAGCAGACCAGATcgaggagaagaagaaagaactCAACAAGATCGATCCCTTGCGTGAATTAGAGCAGCATTTGAACGCGGGTAGTCGTATTCACACCAATAAAGAGCACAAAACCACAAAGATGTCTAACAAGAGCAACGAAAAGAGTGGCAATGTATTGCCAAAGGACAAGCCTTATAAGACTCTGGATGACTACTTGAAATTGGACAAGATCAAGGATTTATCTAAGCAGGAAGTTGAATTCTTGTGGAGAGCCAAGTGGTCTAATAGGGATGACTCCCTAGTGGCAGTGGTGCCATACGTCAAGACTTTCCAAGGCATGTACAAATATGCGGTCAAGAACCCCTTGTTTGTGTTGCCATTACCTAGAGAAAATGCAGCCGATGGCAATAAAGCTGACAAGGATAGCGTACCAGTGGAACTGCAGTATGTCCAATGGCAGTTTGCTGGGCCAAACACTGTGCATTGCCTGATAACCTCTCTTGCGGAGTACAAGTTACACCAGGATTTTGCCAAGCCACATACTACTATCCAATTCCATTTGGATTTAGCTAACGATAAGGATATGGTGCTCATGAATGGGCAAGTCGAGTCGGACAGTAACGTCTCTTTACAAGATGCACAACTTCTGCTTCTTAATGTGCAAAGATTCTACGGGGCCATGGGTTCCGAGACGAGTATAGCCAAGGAAAGGATACAACTACTGGAGGACTTCAATAAGGGTTCTCAAAACTTTGATATCAATAAGCTTATCCAGCTCGCCCAGTCAATGGAGAACTAGTTTGGGTTCATATAACAACCAAACCGACTGCCTCCATTATTGTTAATCAGTCAACCCGAGAATCGCCGAAGAGACTTTCATTTAAACTTGTACATACTATACATACTTACTGCTGAATAAAAGACATAAATATCATTTGAATTGTTAACCAATTGTGCTTCAGATATGATGCAATATTCTTGCAAATATCTTATCTATTACTCATCgcaaagtgaaaaaaaatccgACACTTTAAGAAAAGAGTACTGctagcgatgagctgaCAATATTGCGTTGCCTGAAGGTAAATGGTGTTAATAGCAACTTAATTTGAAGTTAAATTGGATCTAGTTTGCAAGTGGTTATGACGGTGAAAGTTCTTTTCCTGGGTCCTGAGGGTACTTACTCGCATCAGGCAGCTATCCAGCAGTTTAGTCATCTGGTTGATTATAACGTAGTGTATGAAGCTGTGGATTCCATTCCTTCTTGTGTGGATAAGTTAATCGAGCATGACAATGACATAGAAGACGTCGATCTGTATTCGGTGGTGCCATTGGAGAACTCCACAAATGGACAGGTAGTTTTTACTTATGACATTTTAAGAAATCTTATGCAAGGTAGTAACGGCACAAATATGAGGATTCGAGAGAATCAAGTGGTTGCTCCAATTACAATTGTGGGAGAGCAATATGTTTCAATTCTACATTGTTTGATTAGTCCTGATCCGAGCATAGGCATTGAGTCATTACAAAATTACGATACTTTAAAGATATATAGCCATCCCCAAGTGTGGGGACAGGTATCAAAGTATCTGGTCGAACTACAGAAAAGATTTCCAAACTTGAAGCTGGAGAGAATAAATTGTAACTCAACCTCGGAAGCAGTCCTACAAGCAGCTGAGGAACAATCGTCAAGCCAATCTTCTGGTATTTTAAACCTAGCAATTGCGAGTGAGATCGCTGCATCGATTTACCAGTGTTATATTATTCAACACAGCATCAACGATATACTGGGTAATACCACAAGATTTTTGgtattcaaaaagaaatctaaTCATAGAAGATTACTGGCACCTCCTTCTGCCACACCACAACGAGTGTCTTTACTGACTTTCACCATAAAGCAAGATGATCCTGGTTCTTTGGTAGAGGTTTTGTCTGTTCTAAAGGACTTTTCTTTAAATATGTGCTCCATAAGTTCAAGACCTTACTTGTTGAGATCTGAACAGATATCGCAACAGGGAGAAAACTTTAGAAGGCGGAATTGGCAATACATATTCTTTATCGAATTCTACATAGAGCAGGATAAAGAATTTGATAAAGACAAATTCTGCGATCGTATTGATGCCTTGTGCGGAGATTGGTGCCATTGGGGAAGATTTCCTAGAGATATATGCTATTATAAGAACACTGCgtgaaaatattataaattatGATATGCCGTATTCGTTTAGGTATAAAAACTATTTATAGACGATATATACTTCTTAACTACTCATGAAATGtaataattttaataaCATCGTGAAAACTCCTAAATTATATACTCAATCCTGGAAGAATAGAAGTCCTTTGTTCCTTATCAGTTGTTGGTGTCGGTTCTTTGATTTCTGGTACTCTGGAGATGTTATTGTTGTACTGAGTTTGTTGTGGGAATGCTGTTGACGCTGGTGGCGGAGCTGCGCCGTATTCAGACTTTTCACGTACAGCATTGATATCATTATTGATACCAAAGAACCAACCAGTCattttcttattattatatgttgGATCATCAAAGGCATTTGGATCGACAGGCCTTGCTCTTGTCCAAAATCGAATGGTTCTATCCTTGGCGGCAGTGGCTAGGATATGGCCCACAGGATTGTATGCAATTGCTGATATGCACTTTTCATGTGCAAACGGTATTATATGAATGGGCTTTTCCGTATCTTGGCCGAGATCAAAATGTTTTAAAGAGCCGTCATAGCATCCAACGGTAAACATCGATTCGTTTATAGTACTCCATTCCAGTTCCATGAAATCAACTTCATCACGAACACACATTAATTCGTTCATGCTTGCACGAAGATCAAATACTCTACAAGACTTATCCTTGGAGATAGCTGCCAGCAAATTGCCCTTTGTCGGTTGAAATCTAGTTTTAAGTACAGTATGTTTGAATTTTAGTAATGTAGATACACACTGGCCAGATCTCGGATCCCAAAGTTTAACTAAATTATCTTTTGATCCTGATACTATCAGTCCTAACTCTGGATGCCAGTCACAACTCCTGACATCCCAATGATGTCCAGATAGTACTCTTTCTTGTTGGCCATTGCTAAAAttccaaatttttaatatattatcaTCAGAACAAGTAACAAACTTGGAATCATTATTACTAAAAGCCACGTCTCTAATACCTTCTGTGTGAATTCGATCTAATTCCTTCACCATATTGAAATTAGGCTGCCATATTTTGATTGTACCATCTGCGTCACCACTAATCATCCAATCTCCAGCATGGGAATATTTCATTGTTGTCACTGAGGTATCATGAGCCTGCATAATAGTCTCAAATGTAAAAGATGAACCATTCCAAAGCGAGAATTCACCACTGAAAGTTGCAACAATTAGTCTTCTCCCCTCAGGAGACCATTGGATTGCTGGAATAACATGCTTAACCTTATTGGAACTCAAATGTGTAAATTTCGTCGGCAGATTAACTATCCTATCATTACGCTTGTACGCATCGGGTGGCATGATATTAGCAGTAAACGAAGTTTCAGGTTCTATAGGCGGGAGTGAGAGCCCATGTTTCTTTAAATAGTACAGTCTATTATACGAAGAACTCACATCAACCGATCTCCTGAGTGTTAGATACTTCTTCTGAGGAACACCTTCCACAGCAGCACTTTGATCCATTTCAATTGAATATCAGTTTACTGTGCcttttcttgatcaattttTACTCTTTCTTCACAGTGTTTTCAAGAAGTAAACTTTCCCTGATACCTCCTAATCCAATAATTTCCAAATTGTTACCAAATTGTTACCAAATATTACTTCTTGGATGATATAATTAAAGTATTTTAGACAGCTCAAAGGCCTTTGAAACTACCGATGAGTTGACTAAAGTCTGCTATTATTCCTACAAACctgaaatttcaatttgaagTTGCTATTTAACGTTAAAAACTATAAGTCACATGATATGTTAAaatattgtatatataatgaGCCTGGAGTGATCGCTTAGCAGAGTAATGCAATTAAAATGGTTGGTATATTCGCAAATACAataagtttcttttttaaaaatGCCGATTGCAAATATCAGATCAGCGTTATTCTGCATTTTGGCCTAGTTTGAAATTTATAGTTAGGTGCCGATATTCTGGCAGAACTTATTTAACCTTTTGTGTCATCAAATAAGCTAGAATACTTATGAAATTTTATAACATACTCCCAATAGCTTTAAACTTTATGGCAACTATGCAAACCATGTTTTTGTCTTACCTTTGTAGGAATAGAATAATATATGAAAATTAAAACAATTATATAAACGTAATCCTGGTGACTATAGTTACGACCAAAACAAGAATTTAAACATTCatttatataataatattcaagGAAGTGTATTTATTAGCATACAGAGTATGGAGCAAGTCACTATCGGTGTTATATCATTAGATTCATCTCCTACAGAAAATTACACGCTGAACACAGCAGAAACAAGGCAATCATTTCAGCTCTCTGGAAAGAGTGAAGTAAATACCATACCGGGagaaaaatatgaagaacTAAAGATGAAGTACATACGCCAGCACACTAAAGCAGTAGTATTATGTTGTTTAATATCATTTGGAGGAATGATACTAGGCTGGGACATCGGTACCGTGGGTGGTGTGTCGATAATGCCAAGTTTCAATAATGCATTCGGTGATCAAACGACGATTGTGTCCTCTGCAAAGGAACTCTCAAATATGAAAAGAGGTCTTTACATTTCCATATTCAACATTGGATGTGCCTTAGGTGGTATTATGTTTTCTAGGTTATCAAATACTGTGGGTCGTAGAGTAGGAATTCTAACCGCTATAGCAAAGTATACTCTTGTCCTGACGGTCCAGTTATTCTCAAATGGAAACTTTATCCTTCTTCTGGCATCTAGATTTGTATTGGGAGTAACTGTTGGCGCAATAAGTGTTTTGGTGCCGATGTTTGTATCAGAAAGTGCGCCAATTAAAATTCGAGGAGCATTAGTGGTAGTCTATCAACTAGCAATAACATTGGGAATACTCTTTGGAAATATACTAAACTACATGACTAACAAGCATTTGTCTATGGTAGATCCCATGAACAATATGGCATGGAAAATTCCGATGCTATTCGGTTACCTTTGGGCTGCCATTGTTGCAGTGGGCGCTTGTATTACCCCGGAATCTGTCCATTTCCTAGCCAAAATTCGTAATGATTATGAAAGTGCCAAAATATCATATTCGATCATGAACAATATTTCAGTATTTGACCATGAAACTATCGATTATGTTAACAACTTGCTAGTAAAGCAAGATGTGTATAATGAGAACGACCTTAGGAACCATAAATTTGAGTTTTTATATGGTAAGCCAAAATATGGAAAACGCCTACTTATTGGCATCATGGTGATGGCCTTTCAACAACTTTCTGGTATAAACTACTTCTTCTATTATGGAACCTCATTATTCAAAAGTGTTGGAATCAAAGATACATACGCCACGGCTATCATACTTTCATCAGTCAATTTTATTAGTACTTTTGCAGGCATCTACTTAGTGGAAAGCCTTGGAAGAAGATCTACACTAATTTATGGCTCATTTGGCATGTTCATATGTATGATATTTTATGCGTCTTTTGGAACTTTAAGTTTGAGAAAGGATCTATTATCATTCGTACTGATCATTGTTACATGCTTATTTATCTCGATCTTCGCCATAACTATCGGCCCAGTATCATTTGTAGTTGTAGCCGAATTGTTCCCAACAAGAACTAGATCCGTTTCAATGTCTATATGCTCTTCCTTTAATTGGCTAGTTAATTTCGCCATTGCTCTGGCAACACCAGTGATAATCAATAGAATAGGCTTCCTTTATGGGTTTTTCTTTGCAGGTTGTCTTCTATTAGCAACTGGATTTGAAGCATTCTTTGTACCAGaaactaaaaataaaacagaagaagaaatagaCTATATGTTCCAAAACAACTTGAAATCGTGAGAGCGTAAATGTTTTAATATAGGAGACAAAAAGGATTCAATATCTAGTTAGACACTTATTGTTTAACTAACGGACGATTTGTATATCATATAAAAATACTTCAACTATGCttattactattttcaTATTACATTGcatttcattgataatcATCTCAGGTTATTGATTAACTCTATTATGCTTATTCATTAAGACATTAAATAACTCCTAGCACTATCATTGAGCTGGCTCAATAAACTTGTTATCTTCTAGAAATTTCCGTACAATTTCCCAGTATCCATCCTGAATAATAGTAGTGTTGTGTGTTCCAAAGGGGAACTCATAAATCTGCTTACTGCCGCTCGGACATATGTCGTATAAGTCCTTCATATGCTCAGGGGGTACTATTTCATCCTCTAACCCGCTTAGAAATAAGTAAGGAATCTCAGAATTGCAATGAGGCATGTCTTCTTCAGAGTTCCATACTTCATGGCACATAAATGCAAACCTTGATATCCATGGAAAGATATAAGGTATAACTTTCCTAATACTGAGGAAAGTATTCTCCAGGATAACTGCATCACACAATTGCGAGAATTTTGATGCAATGTAGATAGCATTGGCACCACCTAGTGATCTTCCATACAGTATaagtttctttgttttaTGGAAATCATCAGTAGCCAAGTAGGACATCACACGATCTGCATCTATCTTTAAACCTTCTTCACTAGGTGTACCTTTTGAGTAACCATAGCCCCTGTATGAGTATATAAACACATTGAGGCCAAACTGAGAGTAGAATATGTCTATGATAGGTATAAAATACCCAATATTGCCTGCATTAGGGCATAGTATGAGCACTGTAGATTTAGATTTTGTCTCTTCGTTCCTGATATCCCATGCTTGCAGCTCAATACCATCCTTGGTGGTCAGCGTAACCTCCTTATAAGGGATATTCTTCGAAGCAGGCGTGTCCACGTACTCACGAGCACCTTGGGCCCATGACGGATACACTAGCTTGTTCTGCACCAGATAAACTGCAGTAACAGATATAGTGCCCAGTGCTAGTACACCACCGAATATCATCTTGAATGTTCGATAGAGCATCTCAGTACCAAAAGACTCGAACTTAAAGCCTGGTACTTCTCAAATAGAGTACTTTAATAATTCTATGTGTCCAAATATATAAGACATGCGCAAGAGAAATTGACCTTCTTCCCAATATACTCTTGTAAATCAATTCCAGTAATTCAAGGATCCGATTCCAGCCTGCACAATAGTAGTGAGAATCATCGACTACAAGATCTATCTTCACTGGGTAAAGCCAGTAGTAACGGGATCAAGACATAGTCTCCACATGGAAATGAGAGGGATGAAGCCActcttgaaagaaaagaggGCTTATCCATTGAGAACCCAAACAAGAGGACACCATCGCATCGATGTTATCGGAATGTAGAACTGCAACTGAAAAAATCTGTCATTTAAACGAAGGATTGGTTCCTTTTTGAAAGTCTCTCCCTGTGAAAGTCCCTTTCAACAATAAATGATCGACTTGCAATCACCAAGGTGAATGAGAGATCACGGAATGTTGAATTCGTTTAGAATCAGTCTAGTGTGGATGACATATACGTTTTAGTAAAGACAGAGTATGAATCAGTTCGGTGTTTTAGAGTCCAGGAATACTATTAGAGGAACATGATATGCAGATTTATTTAGTATTTATGTAATGATACCCCATTCGGCGATCAGTCCTTGGTAGTAAAAACCCATTATGATGATCACATACAATAGGATAAGTATTGATCCCTTAAAGTAGTTTGACTTACCCTCTGCGTACAGATAGGTAAATACAAATATGCTTGCCATACTTGCAACCAGGTCCCAGGTTGGAAATACTAATGGGAACATTTGATCTCTGATGCTGATTAAAGCTTTATCAACACCGATGGCGGTGATTACTGAGAATAGAACCAGAGCGGGTATTTGTAGTAGACACACTTGTAATGCGTAAGCCGAACCAATTTCCATCGACAGGGCAATGTTTCCATGCATTGCAAATGAAATGGCATTCAAGAATTCCGTGGTATTTGGAACCAAGGCAAATATTGTAAGACCTAAGAATTTGGGACTTAAGGATGGGAAATCTTCCAAGACAGAGTCTACACAAGAAACAAGAATCTCGGCAATGATTGCATATAACAATGTCGCAAGTAGAAGTATTAGTGTAGATTTTGATCTAGACCAATTTGGTGCGTCATGCCCACCACCTTCATCATTATGGTCTTCTTCATGGGATAATATTCCGTCGATACCGTTTGCCTCAGTATTGACAATCTCTCTTGGTGGATCAGCAATTGGAAGTTGCCATATGGTTGCTGCATGTGTTCTCAGAGTAAACCATAAACCAATAGTGTAAGCTAAGAATAGAACGAATGCACATACGATTGACATCGGTTCAATGACATGGGTATACAACTTGTCGAACTTTAGAGGTGGG
This is a stretch of genomic DNA from Nakaseomyces glabratus chromosome M, complete sequence. It encodes these proteins:
- the ATP11 gene encoding Atp11p (CAGL0M04037g~Molecular chaperone that transiently binds to alpha and beta of the mitochondrial F1F0 ATP synthase), which gives rise to MLTRSLVPALRRRITVVARQYSIEDRYKEKLLQKAKAEGVESIEELKKRLADQIEEKKKELNKIDPLRELEQHLNAGSRIHTNKEHKTTKMSNKSNEKSGNVLPKDKPYKTLDDYLKLDKIKDLSKQEVEFLWRAKWSNRDDSLVAVVPYVKTFQGMYKYAVKNPLFVLPLPRENAADGNKADKDSVPVELQYVQWQFAGPNTVHCLITSLAEYKLHQDFAKPHTTIQFHLDLANDKDMVLMNGQVESDSNVSLQDAQLLLLNVQRFYGAMGSETSIAKERIQLLEDFNKGSQNFDINKLIQLAQSMEN
- the PHA2 gene encoding prephenate dehydratase PHA2 (CAGL0M04059g~Ortholog(s) have prephenate dehydratase activity, role in L-phenylalanine biosynthetic process and cytosol, nucleus localization) gives rise to the protein MTVKVLFLGPEGTYSHQAAIQQFSHLVDYNVVYEAVDSIPSCVDKLIEHDNDIEDVDLYSVVPLENSTNGQVVFTYDILRNLMQGSNGTNMRIRENQVVAPITIVGEQYVSILHCLISPDPSIGIESLQNYDTLKIYSHPQVWGQVSKYLVELQKRFPNLKLERINCNSTSEAVLQAAEEQSSSQSSGILNLAIASEIAASIYQCYIIQHSINDILGNTTRFLVFKKKSNHRRLLAPPSATPQRVSLLTFTIKQDDPGSLVEVLSVLKDFSLNMCSISSRPYLLRSEQISQQGENFRRRNWQYIFFIEFYIEQDKEFDKDKFCDRIDALCGDWCHWGRFPRDICYYKNTA
- the PFS2 gene encoding cleavage polyadenylation factor subunit PFS2 (CAGL0M04081g~Ortholog(s) have role in mRNA polyadenylation, pre-mRNA cleavage required for polyadenylation and cytosol, mRNA cleavage and polyadenylation specificity factor complex, nuclear chromatin localization); this translates as MDQSAAVEGVPQKKYLTLRRSVDVSSSYNRLYYLKKHGLSLPPIEPETSFTANIMPPDAYKRNDRIVNLPTKFTHLSSNKVKHVIPAIQWSPEGRRLIVATFSGEFSLWNGSSFTFETIMQAHDTSVTTMKYSHAGDWMISGDADGTIKIWQPNFNMVKELDRIHTEGIRDVAFSNNDSKFVTCSDDNILKIWNFSNGQQERVLSGHHWDVRSCDWHPELGLIVSGSKDNLVKLWDPRSGQCVSTLLKFKHTVLKTRFQPTKGNLLAAISKDKSCRVFDLRASMNELMCVRDEVDFMELEWSTINESMFTVGCYDGSLKHFDLGQDTEKPIHIIPFAHEKCISAIAYNPVGHILATAAKDRTIRFWTRARPVDPNAFDDPTYNNKKMTGWFFGINNDINAVREKSEYGAAPPPASTAFPQQTQYNNNISRVPEIKEPTPTTDKEQRTSILPGLSI
- the HXT14 gene encoding Hxt14p (CAGL0M04103g~Ortholog(s) have galactose transmembrane transporter activity, role in hexose transport and cell periphery, fungal-type vacuole, mitochondrion localization), producing MEQVTIGVISLDSSPTENYTLNTAETRQSFQLSGKSEVNTIPGEKYEELKMKYIRQHTKAVVLCCLISFGGMILGWDIGTVGGVSIMPSFNNAFGDQTTIVSSAKELSNMKRGLYISIFNIGCALGGIMFSRLSNTVGRRVGILTAIAKYTLVLTVQLFSNGNFILLLASRFVLGVTVGAISVLVPMFVSESAPIKIRGALVVVYQLAITLGILFGNILNYMTNKHLSMVDPMNNMAWKIPMLFGYLWAAIVAVGACITPESVHFLAKIRNDYESAKISYSIMNNISVFDHETIDYVNNLLVKQDVYNENDLRNHKFEFLYGKPKYGKRLLIGIMVMAFQQLSGINYFFYYGTSLFKSVGIKDTYATAIILSSVNFISTFAGIYLVESLGRRSTLIYGSFGMFICMIFYASFGTLSLRKDLLSFVLIIVTCLFISIFAITIGPVSFVVVAELFPTRTRSVSMSICSSFNWLVNFAIALATPVIINRIGFLYGFFFAGCLLLATGFEAFFVPETKNKTEEEIDYMFQNNLKS
- a CDS encoding uncharacterized protein (CAGL0M04125g~Ortholog(s) have role in establishment of cell polarity, mycelium development, spore germination and endoplasmic reticulum, fungal-type vacuole, hyphal tip, mitochondrion, plasma membrane localization) encodes the protein MLYRTFKMIFGGVLALGTISVTAVYLVQNKLVYPSWAQGAREYVDTPASKNIPYKEVTLTTKDGIELQAWDIRNEETKSKSTVLILCPNAGNIGYFIPIIDIFYSQFGLNVFIYSYRGYGYSKGTPSEEGLKIDADRVMSYLATDDFHKTKKLILYGRSLGGANAIYIASKFSQLCDAVILENTFLSIRKVIPYIFPWISRFAFMCHEVWNSEEDMPHCNSEIPYLFLSGLEDEIVPPEHMKDLYDICPSGSKQIYEFPFGTHNTTIIQDGYWEIVRKFLEDNKFIEPAQ